A window of the Posidoniimonas polymericola genome harbors these coding sequences:
- a CDS encoding NAD(+)/NADH kinase produces the protein MAPTKPPAADLPTAVVIFDGGRAHLRERAEALLPDLKRYFTVTSVQDDLDEVFHPEGAQFAVTLGGDGTILRTARLMGDHQLPVVGVNLGNLGFLAALQPEQLDAALPELAAGRHNLIDHLMFECEVVNEGGSAVSRLGLNEVAVLAGPPFSMLEAQLYVDGDLVATYNCDGLIISTPVGSTAHNLAAGGPILRKDLQAFVISPISPHTLTNRPVVDSADHVYEVVVPAPNDGTTLLVDGQVVAPLTPGDRVRVSRSRSVFQLVEVSGQSYYRTLRHKLGWGRRPRDPEDDDRC, from the coding sequence TTGGCTCCTACGAAGCCCCCAGCGGCAGACCTTCCGACGGCGGTTGTCATTTTCGACGGCGGTCGGGCCCACCTCCGCGAACGCGCCGAGGCGCTGCTGCCCGACCTCAAGCGGTACTTCACGGTGACGTCTGTGCAGGACGACCTCGACGAGGTGTTCCACCCCGAGGGGGCGCAGTTCGCGGTCACCCTTGGCGGCGACGGCACTATTCTCCGCACCGCGCGGCTGATGGGCGACCACCAGCTGCCGGTCGTCGGCGTGAATCTGGGGAACCTCGGCTTCCTGGCGGCGTTGCAGCCCGAGCAGCTCGACGCCGCGCTGCCCGAGCTGGCGGCCGGGCGGCACAACCTGATCGACCACCTGATGTTCGAGTGCGAGGTGGTCAACGAGGGCGGTTCGGCGGTCTCGCGGCTGGGGCTCAACGAGGTGGCGGTGCTGGCCGGCCCGCCCTTCTCGATGCTCGAGGCCCAGCTCTACGTCGACGGCGACCTGGTCGCGACCTACAACTGCGACGGCCTGATCATCAGCACCCCGGTCGGCTCGACCGCCCACAACCTGGCGGCCGGCGGCCCGATCCTGCGGAAGGACCTGCAGGCGTTCGTCATCTCGCCGATCAGCCCCCACACGCTGACCAACCGCCCGGTGGTCGACTCGGCCGACCACGTCTACGAGGTCGTCGTGCCGGCCCCCAACGACGGCACGACGCTGCTGGTCGACGGGCAGGTCGTGGCGCCGCTGACGCCGGGCGACCGGGTGCGGGTGAGCCGCAGCCGTTCGGTGTTCCAGCTGGTCGAGGTCAGCGGGCAGAGCTACTACCGCACGCTCCGCCACAAGCTCGGCTGGGGCCGCCGGCCCCGCGACCCCGAGGACGACGACCGCTGCTAG